DNA sequence from the Streptomyces sp. NBC_01497 genome:
AGCGTAGTACCCGCGCCCGAGGCTCACGCCCAGTGCGTTCTTTCCGGCCCGCAGCGCCTTGGTGACGTCGTAGGTCGCGTACAGGTCCGTCTTGTCGTAGACCGTGAAGGCGGGGTCGAGTTCGTGGTCTCCGATCCGCTTCCCGTTGAGGTAGAGCTTGTAGTAACCGAGGCCCGCGATGTACGCGCGGGCCGACCTGATCCGTTTCCCGGCGGTGAAGTCCCTGCGCAGCAGCGGCTCGGGCGGACTCGGGACGTTGACGGAGCTGTACCAGGGCGCGTCACCGTAGTGGGCGGCCTCCAGTGCCGCGGGCCAGGCCGAGTCGTCGAAGTCCGGCTGCTCCCAGCCCGTCGCGGCCGTGTCGGCCGCTCTCCAGCCGTGGTCGGTGACCACGTCGACCGGGTCGCCGCCCGATCCCTGGATGTGCAGCCTGCCGACGACCCCCGCGGGGCCCGCGAGGGCGTTGACCGCCTTGAGCGCGATCACGTTGTGACCGGGACGCAGGTCGGCCGAGATGTCGACGAGAGTCGCCGTGCTCCAGGAGTCGCTCACGTCCGGCGAGGCGGCGGCCTCCTTGCCGTTCACATACAGGGTGAAGCTGTCGTCGGCGCTCAGTTCGAACTGCGCGCTGCTGATCCGGTCACCGGCCGGCAGATCGACACCGCGCCGGAAGTACCGGGTCGCCGCGGCGGGCGCCGAGTCGGCCGGGTCACCCTCGGGATACCAGATCCAGTCGGCCCCGGTGAGCGTCGTGGCAGCGGGCGTCGACGGCGACCCGATCCATGTCCCGTGGAACTGGTCCTGGCTCATGAACGCCGTCTCGAACCAGGCGGATCGACTCCACGGGGACACCTGGTGGGCGCCGTCCCACATACGTACACGCCAGAAGTAACGGGTTCGCGCGTGCAGGGCCCGCCCCGCGTAGTCGATGTCGTACGACCGCGACGAGCGCACCTCACCGCTGTCCCACACGTCCGCCGGCCCGTCGCGCGTGCTCGACACCTCGATCTCGTACGCCGACTGCCGGGCGCCGTGCGTCCGCGCGCTCAGGGTCCAGCCGAGCCGCGGTGAACTCTCGTCGATCCCCAGCGGGTCGGCCTGGTGCTCGACCGTCAGTCCTTCCACCCGGACACTGCCGGCCCGGGCGGCGCTGTCGGCCCCGACCGGCGTCACCCCGAGGGCCAGCAGAGCCAGCACCCCCGTCATCACGCGCAGCATCACTGCGCCTCCTCTGCTTCGGCGGGCTCTCGCAGTCCCGCGGCGCAGTGGACGCGCACGGAGTCCTGAGCCCGGGTCCGTCAAGCCCCACGGCGGGTCACGTCCATGAGAAAATCGTTTCAACCGTGCGAGGCCTGAACCTAGAGACCGCGATACCGGCGGTCAAGAGGTCCGGCATGACAAGAGCGCGTCAGCGGATTGAAACGTCTTTGAAACCCTGACAGACCAGGCGGCGAACAGGACGCGGGACCTGAGGTACCGGCTCGGAGCGCACGCTCGCCCCCTTCCCGCGGGACCCGGGCGAGGACCCTGGGGGCGGGCTCGGTGTCACCGCCCCCGCCACCCTCAGCGCGCGAACTTCGCCACGGCGGCGGCGGTGACGGGCGTGAACAGGTTGACGAGGTTTCCGTCCGGATCCCGGAACAACAGCGACCGGTTGCCCCACGGCATCGTGGTGGGCTCGTTGACGAACTCCTCGACGCAGCCGGGCAGGTTCCGGTACACGCTGTCCACGTCGTCGACAAGGAATTCGAGGATCACACTGCGGTTCTCGGCGGGGGCCGCTGAGCCGGGGGCGAACAACGGGACGGTCCGGGTGCTGCCGATGGCCAGTGTGACCAAGCCGATGCCCAGCTCGGCGAAGTCCTCGTTGGACCAGTTCGCCCGCACTCCGGTGACCTGCTCGTAGAAGGCGACGAGGCGGGCCACGTCGCCCGTGATGACGCGGATGGATACGAAGTTCATGGGTTCTCTCCTGGTCGGTGCCTGCTTTCGACCACACGCTACGACCTGTACAGGACAGAATCCGCCCGGTATACGCGAGATACTCGAAGACATGTCCCGTCCTGTCGCGCGCGTGCTCAGCCTGCTGGAACTCCTGCAGTCCGGCGGAATCCGAACCGTGGCCGAACTCGCCGACCGGCTCGCTGTCGACGAGCGCACGGTACGGCGGTACGTCGATCACCTCATCGACCTCGACGTGCCCGTCGAGTCGGTGCGCGGCCGCTACGGCGGGTACCGGCTCGCCCCCGGTTACCGCATGCCGCCGCTCATGCTGAGCGACGACGAGGCCCTCGTCGTGCTGCTCGGCCTGCTCGCCGGGCAGCGCGCGGGCCTGATGACATCCACGGGCACGGCGAGCGAGACGGCCGCGGCCAAGATCCGCCGGGTCCTGCCCGAACGACTCGGGCGCAGGCTCGACGCCGTGCTCGACTCCCTCGCCTTCACGACACCGCCCGGCGCGTCGGCCGCTCCCGAGACCGCGGTCCTGCTCTCGATCGCCGACGCGGTCCGCCACCACCGGCCGGTGTCGATCCGGTACACCGCCTCCGACGGCCGGCGCAGCGAACGTACGGTGCACCCTTACGGACTCGTCGCCCACACGGGCCGGTGGTACGTGAGCGGTGCGGACCTCTCGGCCGGCGAGGACCGGACGTTCCGGCTCGATCGCATCGCCGGCGCACGGACCCTGCCCGGGTCGTTCGACCCGCCCGTCGGGTTCGACCCGGCGGAGCGACTGCTGCAGTCGCTCGCCACGGCCTCGTACCGCTACGAAGTGGTCGTGCGGGTCCAGGGCACCGCCGAGCAGATCCGCGCCCGGCTTCCCGCCGCCCTCGCGATCGTGGAGGAGTCACCGCCGGTGGCGATCGGCCCCGGTCAGGAGGCCG
Encoded proteins:
- a CDS encoding VOC family protein codes for the protein MNFVSIRVITGDVARLVAFYEQVTGVRANWSNEDFAELGIGLVTLAIGSTRTVPLFAPGSAAPAENRSVILEFLVDDVDSVYRNLPGCVEEFVNEPTTMPWGNRSLLFRDPDGNLVNLFTPVTAAAVAKFAR
- a CDS encoding helix-turn-helix transcriptional regulator, with the translated sequence MSRPVARVLSLLELLQSGGIRTVAELADRLAVDERTVRRYVDHLIDLDVPVESVRGRYGGYRLAPGYRMPPLMLSDDEALVVLLGLLAGQRAGLMTSTGTASETAAAKIRRVLPERLGRRLDAVLDSLAFTTPPGASAAPETAVLLSIADAVRHHRPVSIRYTASDGRRSERTVHPYGLVAHTGRWYVSGADLSAGEDRTFRLDRIAGARTLPGSFDPPVGFDPAERLLQSLATASYRYEVVVRVQGTAEQIRARLPAALAIVEESPPVAIGPGQEAERWSRVEVRAERLDWLPPLLASLDRPFVIERPDELRRMVEEFADRLAHSARRRPSNDDRDT